From one Gossypium hirsutum isolate 1008001.06 chromosome D08, Gossypium_hirsutum_v2.1, whole genome shotgun sequence genomic stretch:
- the LOC107917020 gene encoding aspartic proteinase PCS1: protein MALLFYHLPFLPFLFLFLHFIASLSSPTQNLNDTLSFSFPLTSLRISPDVKVQTLSSSLVAGASKHGTRRLARPNSGSYNYKTTFKYSMALIVALPIGTPPQTQQMVLDTGSQLSWIQCHKKLAKKPPPTASFDPSLSSSFSVLPCNHPLCKPRIPDFTLPTSCDQNRLCHYSYFYADGTLAEGNLVREKITFSRSQSTPPLILGCATDSSEDKGILGMNLGRFSFASQSKISKFSYCVPTRRTKPGVSPTGSFYLGQNPNSHGFQYINLLAFPQSRTMPNMDPLAYTLPMLGIKMGAKKLAIPMHVFRPDAGGSGQTMIDSGSEFTYLVDEAYNKVREEVVRLVGPRLKKGYVYGGVADMCFDGNPVQIGRLIGDMVLEFEKGVEIRVPKDRVLADVGGGVHCLGIGRSNMLGIASNIIGNFHQQNLWVEFDLANRRVGFGKADCSRAAV, encoded by the coding sequence ATGGCTCTTCTTTTCTACCATCTCCCTTTCCTTCCCTTTCTCTTCCTCTTCCTTCACTTCATCGCTTCCCTTTCCTCTCCAACTCAAAACCTGAACGACACCCTTTCCTTCTCTTTTCCTCTTACTTCTCTCCGTATCTCTCCTGATGTTAAAGTTCAGACGCTGTCTTCTTCTTTAGTTGCAGGGGCCAGCAAGCATGGTACAAGGCGTTTGGCAAGGCCAAACTCGGGTTCTTATAATTATAAAACCACGTTCAAGTATTCAATGGCGTTGATCGTGGCTTTGCCGATTGGTACTCCGCCGCAGACTCAGCAGATGGTGTTGGACACTGGGAGTCAACTGTCGTGGATTCAGTGTCATAAGAAGCTTGCTAAAAAGCCGCCTCCTACGGCGTCGTTTGAtccttctctttcttcttctttctctgtTTTGCCATGTAACCATCCTCTTTGCAAGCCACGGATTCCCGATTTTACCCTCCCTACTTCCTGCGACCAGAACCGTTTGTGTCACTATTCGTACTTTTACGCCGACGGAACACTTGCCGAGGGTAACTTGGTGAGAGAAAAGATCACTTTTTCACGTTCCCAAAGCACCCCTCCTTTGATCCTTGGTTGCGCCACGGATTCCAGTGAAGACAAGGGTATTTTGGGGATGAACCTTGGGCGGTTCTCTTTCGCTTCCCAGTCCAAAATCTCCAAGTTTTCCTACTGCGTGCCGACTCGCCGGACGAAACCTGGGGTTTCGCCGACAGGATCGTTTTATCTGGGTCAAAACCCGAATTCCCACGGGTTTCAGTATATTAACCTTTTGGCTTTCCCTCAAAGCCGGACCATGCCTAATATGGATCCTTTGGCTTATACTCTCCCCATGCTAGGGATAAAGATGGGAGCCAAAAAACTGGCAATCCCCATGCACGTTTTCCGACCCGACGCAGGCGGATCGGGTCAAACCATGATTGATTCGGGTTCCGAGTTCACTTACTTGGTGGATGAGGCCTATAACAAGGTGAGGGAAGAAGTGGTACGACTGGTAGGTCCAAGGCTTAAAAAAGGTTACGTGTATGGTGGAGTAGCCGACATGTGTTTCGATGGCAACCCAGTCCAGATCGGACGGTTGATCGGCGATATGGTATTAGAGTTCGAAAAAGGGGTGGAAATCAGAGTCCCCAAGGACAGAGTGTTAGCCGACGTCGGAGGTGGGGTCCACTGCTTAGGGATCGGACGCTCAAACATGCTTGGAATCGCAAGCAATATAATCGGCAACTTCCATCAACAAAATCTATGGGTGGAATTTGATCTGGCCAATAGGAGAGTGGGATTCGGTAAAGCCGATTGTAGCAGAGCAGCAGTATAA
- the LOC107918982 gene encoding protein RGF1 INDUCIBLE TRANSCRIPTION FACTOR 1 isoform X2 yields MQATMSDSSNFVSQVEEEVIEKRNEKPEWVEAFLQRTFFDGCTLHPIRRNEKNRYCINCDSSACQYCLSSTTHRHHKILKIYRHVYKDVVSLAAMEKYIDCADIQPYKCNKRLVIALNPLPHCGPILNTETSCDICKRRS; encoded by the exons ATGCAAGCTACCATGAGTGATTCCTCCAACTTTGTAAGCCAG GTTGAAGAAGAAGTTAtagaaaagagaaatgaaaagcCAGAGTGGGTAGAAGCATTTCTGCAAAGAACATTCTTTGATGGATGTACACTTCACCCAATTCGAAGGAACGAAAAGAACAGATACTGTATCAACTGTGACTCTTCTGCTTGCCAATATTGCTTGTCTTCCACCACTCATCGCCATCACAAGATTCTTAAAATATATCGGCATGTCTACAAGGATGTTGTCTCACTAGCTGCCATGGAGAAGTACATTGATTGTGCTGACATTCAG ccATATAAGTGCAATAAACGGCTGGTAATAGCATTGAATCCTCTCCCCCATTGTGGTCCGATATTGAACACTGAGACATCATGTGACATCTGCAAGAGAAG GTCATAG
- the LOC107918982 gene encoding protein RGF1 INDUCIBLE TRANSCRIPTION FACTOR 1 isoform X1, whose amino-acid sequence MQATMSDSSNFVSQVEEEVIEKRNEKPEWVEAFLQRTFFDGCTLHPIRRNEKNRYCINCDSSACQYCLSSTTHRHHKILKIYRHVYKDVVSLAAMEKYIDCADIQPYKCNKRLVIALNPLPHCGPILNTETSCDICKRRLAEPDLYRYCSISSKVIAFERKSSDLAPPFLSIMSPKKALKVEQIKHKRKGKPQRAPFF is encoded by the exons ATGCAAGCTACCATGAGTGATTCCTCCAACTTTGTAAGCCAG GTTGAAGAAGAAGTTAtagaaaagagaaatgaaaagcCAGAGTGGGTAGAAGCATTTCTGCAAAGAACATTCTTTGATGGATGTACACTTCACCCAATTCGAAGGAACGAAAAGAACAGATACTGTATCAACTGTGACTCTTCTGCTTGCCAATATTGCTTGTCTTCCACCACTCATCGCCATCACAAGATTCTTAAAATATATCGGCATGTCTACAAGGATGTTGTCTCACTAGCTGCCATGGAGAAGTACATTGATTGTGCTGACATTCAG ccATATAAGTGCAATAAACGGCTGGTAATAGCATTGAATCCTCTCCCCCATTGTGGTCCGATATTGAACACTGAGACATCATGTGACATCTGCAAGAGAAGGTTAGCTGAACCAGATCTTTATCGTTATTGCTCTATTTCTAGCAAG GTCATAGCATTTGAGAGGAAATCAAGCGATTTAGCTCCCCCTTTTCTTTCGATCATGTCCCCTAAGAAAGCTTTGAAAGTTGAGCAAATAAAgcacaaaagaaaaggaaaacctCAAAGGGCTCCCTTCTTTTAA